The Thermoplasma acidophilum DSM 1728 genome includes a window with the following:
- the porA gene encoding 2-ketoisovalerate ferredoxin oxidoreductase subunit alpha, protein MKSVNEFRTIMTGNDAVAYGAKLARVKFISAYPITPQTTIVEKLASMIANDELDAKYVEVESEHSALAAVFASELTGVRSYTATSSHGLLYMHEMLHWVAGQRLPIVMSVVNRAIGPPWNIWADQSDTINQRDTGWMQVYSESNQEAMDTIIMGYKIAENSGVMLPLMSMEDAFILSHTSEPVTMRDQDLVNEYLPDLDLKFRIDPENPMGYGSYDTPDGSFMEFKKDMIDSMNNARKVIKEETQKFNEMFETNYGALIERYRMDDADYAIIAMGTVASTARFVIDRLRENGLNIGLIRIRYFRPFPYDEILEDLKNVKSAGVIDRSVSFGLAGVTYSEVISGLYGRINIPVSSFIVGIGGRDVRIEDIESIAETIRNGSTGTHWINVKRVV, encoded by the coding sequence ATGAAGTCCGTCAATGAATTCAGGACCATAATGACAGGCAACGACGCTGTTGCCTACGGCGCCAAGCTTGCACGTGTCAAATTCATCTCAGCTTATCCTATAACGCCGCAGACGACCATTGTTGAGAAGCTGGCGAGCATGATCGCAAACGATGAGCTGGATGCAAAATACGTAGAGGTGGAAAGCGAACATAGTGCACTTGCTGCGGTGTTTGCATCGGAGCTTACCGGTGTGAGATCATACACGGCGACGAGCTCACATGGCCTGCTTTACATGCACGAGATGCTCCACTGGGTCGCTGGGCAGCGTCTTCCGATTGTTATGAGCGTGGTCAACAGGGCAATTGGCCCACCATGGAATATCTGGGCAGACCAGAGTGATACCATAAACCAGAGGGACACCGGCTGGATGCAAGTATACAGCGAATCCAACCAGGAGGCCATGGATACCATAATCATGGGATACAAGATAGCTGAAAATTCCGGCGTGATGCTTCCACTGATGTCCATGGAGGATGCATTCATACTTTCCCATACATCTGAGCCTGTTACGATGAGGGATCAGGATCTAGTGAATGAATATCTGCCAGATCTGGATCTTAAATTCAGAATAGACCCAGAGAATCCAATGGGCTATGGTTCATACGATACGCCGGATGGATCGTTCATGGAGTTCAAGAAGGACATGATCGATTCCATGAACAATGCGAGGAAGGTGATCAAAGAGGAAACACAGAAATTCAACGAAATGTTCGAGACAAACTATGGAGCCCTCATTGAAAGGTACAGGATGGATGACGCAGACTACGCCATCATAGCGATGGGTACGGTTGCCTCAACGGCCAGGTTTGTCATCGACAGGCTTAGGGAGAATGGCCTCAACATAGGCCTGATACGCATAAGGTATTTCAGGCCGTTCCCGTACGATGAGATCCTCGAAGACCTTAAGAACGTTAAATCTGCAGGCGTGATAGACAGATCGGTAAGCTTCGGCTTAGCTGGAGTTACGTATTCAGAGGTTATCTCCGGTCTCTACGGAAGAATCAACATCCCAGTTTCCAGCTTCATAGTCGGAATCGGAGGAAGGGATGTCAGGATAGAGGACATCGAGAGCATCGCCGAGACGATAAGGAATGGATCCACCGGGACACACTGGATAAACGTAAAGAGGGTGGTCTAA
- a CDS encoding class I SAM-dependent methyltransferase, with product MISMYRKEWQDPDRIVDQLPISPGFDIVDLGCGPGFFTLPLASRTDGKVYAVDASDEMIEILKERIDGHSNIIPVKARAENIPIPDGTVDLVFIANAFHDFDDRDAVLGEIYRILRDGGYLVDIDWKKDETTHGPPVDIRIDRKDALLLISSHNFDIVKEIEAGAHHYGLLFRKN from the coding sequence ATGATATCTATGTACAGGAAGGAATGGCAAGATCCGGACAGGATAGTTGATCAGCTTCCCATTTCTCCTGGTTTCGATATAGTTGATCTCGGGTGTGGCCCAGGATTCTTCACCCTGCCATTGGCCAGCAGAACGGACGGCAAGGTGTATGCGGTTGACGCTTCGGATGAAATGATAGAGATACTAAAAGAGAGGATCGATGGGCATTCCAATATAATCCCAGTGAAGGCCAGGGCCGAAAATATCCCAATTCCGGACGGCACCGTTGATCTTGTGTTCATAGCCAACGCATTTCACGATTTCGACGACAGAGATGCTGTTCTAGGCGAAATATATCGCATACTCAGGGATGGTGGCTATCTCGTTGATATAGACTGGAAGAAGGACGAAACCACACACGGCCCTCCAGTGGATATAAGGATCGACAGGAAGGATGCCCTTCTGCTCATATCATCGCATAATTTCGACATAGTGAAAGAGATAGAAGCTGGTGCCCACCATTACGGTCTGCTTTTCCGCAAAAATTAA
- a CDS encoding 3-methyl-2-oxobutanoate dehydrogenase subunit beta, which translates to MPTSIPKEELMAPGHTACHGCGATLAMRYVLKALGEKTVVSVPASCWAVIPGAMPFRTLDVPMVYTPFAATGASISGLREGLDIQGKSDYNVVGFAGDGGTADIGLQGLSGAMERGHNVFYIMYDNEGYMNTGVQRSGSTPYGARTTTTPVGKERDFKKENKKIVADMMIAQNVPYVATATVAYPEDLIKKIEHAKAVHGPKFIQILAPCPTGWYYPPEKTIEISRLAVQSRMFPLYEFIEGRFYLNKSFKPIDVSEYVKAQDRFKHLNEGEIENLRRYVEERWNQLLEWEKLYAGPVKA; encoded by the coding sequence ATGCCGACATCGATACCAAAGGAAGAGCTCATGGCGCCAGGGCACACGGCCTGCCATGGTTGCGGTGCAACGCTCGCCATGAGATATGTGCTGAAAGCTCTTGGAGAGAAGACGGTTGTATCTGTTCCAGCTTCTTGCTGGGCGGTCATCCCGGGGGCAATGCCCTTCAGGACGCTTGATGTGCCGATGGTTTATACACCATTTGCAGCCACAGGTGCAAGCATATCCGGGCTCAGGGAGGGCCTGGATATACAGGGGAAGAGCGATTACAACGTGGTCGGGTTTGCAGGAGACGGCGGTACCGCTGATATCGGCCTGCAGGGCCTCAGCGGTGCAATGGAACGCGGCCACAACGTCTTCTACATAATGTACGATAACGAGGGCTATATGAACACAGGCGTGCAGAGGTCTGGAAGCACGCCTTACGGTGCGAGAACAACTACAACGCCCGTTGGAAAGGAGAGGGATTTCAAGAAGGAAAATAAGAAGATTGTCGCGGACATGATGATAGCGCAGAATGTCCCATATGTTGCAACGGCAACCGTCGCCTACCCTGAGGATCTGATAAAGAAGATCGAGCATGCGAAAGCAGTCCATGGTCCAAAGTTCATACAGATACTCGCCCCATGCCCGACTGGATGGTACTACCCACCTGAAAAGACCATAGAGATCTCCAGGCTGGCGGTCCAATCCAGGATGTTCCCGCTGTATGAATTCATAGAAGGTCGCTTTTACCTGAACAAGAGCTTCAAGCCAATCGACGTGTCTGAATACGTCAAGGCCCAGGACAGATTCAAGCATCTGAATGAAGGCGAGATCGAGAATCTCAGGAGATACGTGGAGGAGAGGTGGAATCAGCTCCTGGAATGGGAAAAACTATACGCAGGCCCAGTCAAGGCCTGA
- a CDS encoding TIGR04053 family radical SAM/SPASM domain-containing protein: protein MVINLSSISMAMMSYDFNSKPLLIFWETTKACGLKCEHCRASAILDALPGEMTFDQSINFLSHIKEFGKPYPIVILTGGDMLRKHRIWDIMDYLRSQEIPFSVSPAVTDLLTHEAILKFKEFGVSSVSISLDGMREVHEKVRGVAGVYDDTVKAIEDLISTGISMQINTVVMRSTVHDLPHVLKLIIDKGVKVWEVFFLIKTGRGIDREDLSPEEYENVNKFLLFATGYGIRIRTVESPIYRRITMQYGKNGLIKGGRLFDELREETVSLIGNPSKEYASSVIPTRDGFGIIFVGHDGEVYPSGFLPYSVGNVKDRSIVDIYRNSDLLNSIRNPDNLHGKCGLCEYRKVCGGSRARAFAYTGDPFGTDPSCIYEPSAVPE, encoded by the coding sequence ATGGTTATAAACCTATCATCGATATCGATGGCAATGATGAGTTATGATTTCAATTCAAAACCACTCCTCATATTCTGGGAAACCACTAAGGCATGCGGCCTGAAATGCGAGCACTGCCGCGCCTCGGCCATACTGGATGCGCTTCCAGGTGAGATGACCTTCGATCAGTCAATAAATTTTCTCTCGCACATAAAAGAGTTCGGAAAGCCTTATCCTATAGTCATCTTAACCGGAGGAGATATGCTTAGAAAACACAGAATATGGGACATCATGGATTACCTGAGATCTCAGGAGATACCTTTTTCGGTCAGCCCTGCGGTCACGGATCTCCTCACGCATGAGGCCATCTTGAAATTCAAGGAATTCGGCGTTTCATCTGTTTCTATAAGTCTTGACGGAATGAGAGAGGTGCATGAGAAGGTACGGGGTGTAGCAGGCGTATACGATGATACAGTTAAAGCAATAGAAGATCTAATCTCCACCGGTATCTCAATGCAGATCAACACCGTTGTGATGAGGAGCACCGTGCATGATCTGCCCCATGTGCTCAAACTTATAATCGATAAGGGTGTAAAGGTCTGGGAGGTCTTCTTTCTCATAAAGACGGGCAGAGGCATAGATCGCGAAGACCTTTCACCGGAAGAATACGAAAATGTGAACAAATTCCTGCTCTTTGCCACTGGCTACGGCATAAGGATAAGGACGGTGGAAAGCCCGATATATAGAAGAATAACCATGCAGTACGGCAAAAACGGTTTGATCAAAGGCGGGCGCCTCTTTGATGAGCTCAGGGAGGAAACAGTAAGCCTGATCGGCAACCCGTCAAAGGAATATGCAAGTTCGGTGATACCAACAAGAGACGGCTTCGGCATAATATTCGTGGGCCATGATGGAGAGGTGTATCCAAGCGGGTTCCTGCCTTACAGCGTTGGAAACGTGAAGGATCGGAGCATAGTGGACATCTATAGGAACAGCGATCTCCTCAACAGTATAAGGAACCCAGATAATCTCCACGGCAAATGCGGACTCTGCGAGTACAGAAAGGTCTGCGGCGGATCTAGGGCACGGGCTTTCGCATACACAGGCGATCCGTTTGGAACGGATCCTAGCTGCATATACGAGCCAAGCGCTGTTCCAGAATAG
- a CDS encoding Mov34/MPN/PAD-1 family protein encodes MWLIKKNTLQMIMEASKDSYPKEFGALLRAEGNIIYEIALVPGTIQSERYTLFYMYNKPIDFSIVGSVHSHPSGVTLPSDEDLHMFSMTGSVHIIVGYPFNLENYSAYDRSGNRIQVDIL; translated from the coding sequence ATGTGGTTAATTAAGAAAAACACCCTTCAAATGATAATGGAAGCGTCGAAGGATTCCTATCCGAAGGAGTTTGGGGCACTCCTAAGGGCTGAGGGCAACATAATATACGAAATTGCTCTTGTACCAGGGACAATACAGAGCGAAAGGTATACGCTCTTCTATATGTACAACAAGCCAATAGATTTCTCGATAGTCGGATCGGTTCATTCACACCCGTCAGGAGTAACACTCCCATCGGATGAAGATCTTCACATGTTTTCTATGACCGGAAGCGTTCACATAATTGTTGGATACCCATTCAATCTGGAGAACTACAGCGCCTACGATAGATCCGGAAACAGGATACAGGTTGATATACTGTGA
- a CDS encoding histidine phosphatase family protein produces MAYIYLMRHAKTVMNIEGRWQGINDSDIPEESLRHFEERIRFLAGKNIKAIYSSCLVRSIKSATVAASILGIDHIETVRGFNERDLGLMEGKTNDEIREKFGITDIYIASRAIESIPMVEPWPKFVGRVMATLQAFSGRDGSLVITHGGVMRAIYNTLTGSNERRVIFDNGYILKLEFSGSWRISEIIGQ; encoded by the coding sequence ATGGCATACATCTATCTCATGCGGCATGCGAAGACGGTGATGAACATAGAGGGGAGATGGCAAGGTATAAACGACAGCGACATTCCGGAGGAGAGTCTGAGGCATTTCGAAGAACGAATACGGTTCTTGGCCGGCAAGAATATAAAAGCGATATACTCCAGCTGTCTCGTCAGATCAATAAAATCAGCTACGGTTGCCGCTTCGATTCTTGGAATAGATCATATAGAAACTGTAAGGGGCTTTAATGAGCGGGATCTTGGACTGATGGAAGGCAAGACAAACGATGAAATAAGGGAGAAATTTGGAATAACGGATATTTACATAGCATCTAGAGCGATAGAAAGCATTCCCATGGTGGAGCCATGGCCAAAATTCGTTGGTAGAGTTATGGCCACACTCCAAGCATTCAGCGGTAGAGACGGCTCCTTAGTGATAACGCATGGTGGAGTTATGAGGGCCATATACAATACGTTAACAGGTAGCAATGAACGCAGAGTCATTTTTGATAACGGTTATATTCTTAAGCTTGAATTCTCTGGTTCTTGGAGAATATCGGAGATAATTGGCCAGTAG
- a CDS encoding 4Fe-4S binding protein, translated as MVLVPVSTVSTRNHLTDSWRIQRPTIQYDKCIRCMICWKYCPDNAINIENGNKEAPNERIAKMEYPVIDYNFCKGCGICANECPEKCIDMEFEVIE; from the coding sequence ATGGTGCTTGTACCCGTGTCAACGGTTTCAACGAGGAATCATCTAACGGACAGCTGGCGCATACAGAGGCCAACCATACAGTACGATAAATGCATAAGATGCATGATCTGCTGGAAGTACTGCCCTGATAACGCCATAAATATAGAAAATGGGAATAAAGAGGCTCCAAACGAAAGGATTGCAAAGATGGAGTATCCTGTGATAGACTACAATTTCTGCAAGGGTTGTGGCATATGCGCCAATGAATGCCCTGAAAAATGCATAGATATGGAATTCGAGGTGATAGAATGA
- a CDS encoding 2-oxoacid:acceptor oxidoreductase family protein, translating to MYEIRFHGRGGQGAVTASRILAAAAFAEGKYVVSFPFFGTERRGAPVTAFTRIDDSEIYLKSQIYNPDIVVVLDTYVLRTSNVMEGLKENGTVIINSPRDPADFNLDANVATVDAVAIAVKHGLGSRANPVINTSMLGAFSRVTGIVSLESVLEATRQNVPAKVKENMDAVKEAYDSVKILKREEIR from the coding sequence ATGTATGAGATTAGGTTCCACGGAAGAGGTGGTCAGGGCGCTGTGACTGCCAGCAGGATACTGGCTGCAGCCGCCTTTGCCGAGGGCAAGTACGTTGTGTCCTTCCCATTCTTCGGTACGGAGAGGAGAGGCGCACCTGTTACCGCCTTCACGAGGATAGATGATTCAGAGATCTATCTGAAGAGCCAGATTTACAACCCTGACATCGTTGTTGTCCTGGACACATACGTTCTGAGAACCTCGAACGTCATGGAGGGGCTGAAGGAAAACGGAACTGTCATAATAAACTCACCCAGAGATCCTGCCGATTTTAACCTGGACGCCAATGTTGCAACCGTGGATGCAGTTGCGATAGCCGTCAAGCATGGGCTTGGAAGCAGGGCGAATCCGGTCATAAATACTTCAATGCTGGGTGCGTTCTCAAGGGTCACCGGAATAGTATCCCTTGAGAGTGTGCTGGAAGCCACGAGGCAGAACGTGCCGGCAAAGGTGAAGGAGAACATGGATGCTGTGAAGGAAGCCTACGATTCAGTTAAGATTCTGAAGAGGGAGGAGATAAGGTGA
- a CDS encoding CoxG family protein produces MIYSGKFRIGVQDEAALQMLHDPEKLGPCLPGVSSFERNDDGYSCKVRLDVSSMGSSYLSKISGKLAFSYLDSENRTIHVQGKGRIAGSSISFDLFISVNGGELIWKIDVNYGILIKMMGEEKIRDVTQANIDRSVKCLSSVLCQ; encoded by the coding sequence ATGATATACTCTGGAAAGTTCAGAATAGGCGTACAGGATGAGGCTGCACTGCAGATGCTCCATGATCCGGAAAAGCTAGGCCCCTGCCTGCCCGGGGTCAGTTCATTTGAAAGGAATGATGATGGGTACAGTTGCAAGGTCAGGCTGGACGTATCATCGATGGGATCATCGTACCTTAGCAAGATATCTGGAAAGTTAGCATTCTCATACCTGGATTCGGAAAATCGCACGATTCATGTGCAAGGCAAGGGGAGGATAGCAGGTTCCTCGATATCGTTCGATCTGTTCATATCCGTAAATGGAGGAGAATTGATCTGGAAAATAGATGTGAATTATGGCATACTCATCAAGATGATGGGCGAAGAAAAGATAAGGGACGTAACACAGGCTAACATAGACAGGTCCGTAAAGTGCCTGTCTTCCGTCCTGTGCCAGTGA